A window from Pseudomonas frederiksbergensis encodes these proteins:
- a CDS encoding response regulator — MSEDAQDVVLIVEDDPSILMVLSAYLSGEGYRVLQAENGEQAFEILSSKPHLDMMITDFRLPGGISGVQIAEPAVKLRPELKVIFISGYPQEIRETDSPITRKAPILAKPFDLDVLQELMREMLS; from the coding sequence ATGAGTGAAGATGCACAAGACGTCGTATTGATCGTCGAAGATGACCCCTCGATTCTGATGGTGCTTTCGGCCTATCTGTCGGGTGAGGGCTACCGGGTATTGCAGGCCGAAAACGGCGAGCAGGCCTTCGAAATCCTGTCGAGCAAACCGCACCTGGACATGATGATCACCGATTTCCGCCTGCCGGGCGGCATCTCTGGCGTGCAGATTGCTGAACCTGCCGTGAAGCTGCGACCGGAGCTCAAGGTGATCTTTATCAGCGGTTATCCGCAGGAGATCCGCGAGACGGACAGCCCGATCACCCGTAAGGCGCCGATCCTGGCCAAGCCGTTCGATCTGGATGTGCTGCAAGAGCTCATGCGGGAAATGCTTTCCTGA
- a CDS encoding response regulator: MSATASIILVVEDDAIVRMLIVDVLEELEFKVLEADGSEQALEFLNDEDQHIDLMMTDVGLPVMDGRELATQARMLRPELPILFASGYAESMDVPEGMHVIGKPFSIDQLRDKVKGMLA; this comes from the coding sequence ATGTCCGCCACCGCGTCCATCATCCTTGTAGTCGAAGACGACGCCATCGTGCGCATGCTGATTGTCGATGTGCTGGAGGAACTCGAGTTCAAGGTGCTCGAAGCCGATGGCAGCGAACAGGCGCTGGAGTTTCTCAACGATGAAGACCAGCACATCGATTTGATGATGACCGACGTTGGATTGCCAGTGATGGACGGCCGTGAACTGGCCACCCAGGCCCGGATGCTGCGCCCCGAGCTGCCCATCCTGTTTGCCAGCGGTTATGCCGAAAGCATGGATGTGCCCGAAGGCATGCACGTGATCGGCAAACCGTTTTCCATTGATCAGTTGCGCGACAAGGTCAAAGGCATGCTGGCCTGA
- a CDS encoding response regulator, protein MTSASSVDEQRFRKLLSRNVSLPLGVGALSAVFFVSLITYLLSVTQWVEHTDRVINNANESIKLTVDLETGMRGFLLTGDEHFLEPYETAKPRIAVALKTLLDLTADNPVQTDRLHRLQALQNEWAAYAQTLIELQRSSGDYRSAVKTGRGKRLTDEIRRQFEDVIDMEQQLRTTRNEDVRSTTIWSISLYLLFIAGISALLAYIGRRDLLNLSQSYSANLAGQQASALRLEQQAWLRNGQTELAEQVLGQLSLNLLGRNILQFCAQYLGTAVAAIYVREEHGGLKRIASYGFSREQEAREQQIYSDEGIVGQVAHQARLIRLDNVPDGYFKVSSGLGEGLPHSVLVVPTSDDDRVNGVIELGFLRPLMDRDVELLELIAGNIGTSIEAARYRQRLQEVLAETQQLNEELQVQQEELKTANEELEEQSRILKESQAHLETQQVELEQTNEQLAEQALILADQRDAMDKKNTELNQAQHLLEERAEELQRSSKYKSEFLANMSHELRTPLNSSLILAKLLAENPQENLSAEQVKFAESIYSAGNDLLNLINDILDISKVEAGKLEMRPENTSVARLVDGLREMFQPLATDKKLHFQVEVQAGAPMMIFTDRQRLEQVIKNLVSNAVKFTEKGEVSLTVASQPADGIAFIVRDSGIGIAADQQDSIFEAFRQADGTTNRRYGGTGLGLSISRDLAALLGGSISVTSEPGQGSVFTLVLPQQYVEPGEEPVEPMRATPVAMTPRVMPAARVPLIAEVDIPRFDDDRTKAPFTTRCILVVEDEANFANILYDLAHELGYQCLVAHGADEGYDLAREFIPDAILLDMRLPDHSGLTVLQRLKEHAETRHIPVHVISVEDRVEAAMHMGAIGYAVKPTTREELKDVFARLEAKLTQKVKRVLLVEDDDLQRDSIARLIGDEDIEITAVGLAQDALDLLRTTIFDCMIIDLKLPDMLGNDLLKRMSTEDICSFPPVIVYTGRNLTRDEEAELRKYSRSIIIKGARSPERLLDEVTLFLHKVESRLSHERQRMLKTARSRDKVFEGRKVLLVDDDVRNIFALTSALEQKGAVVVIGRNGREAIERLNEVEDIDLVLMDVMMPEMDGFEATIEIRKDPRWRKLPIIAVTAKAMKDDQERCLQAGSNDYLAKPIDLDRLFSLIRVWLPKMERI, encoded by the coding sequence ATGACATCCGCGTCTTCGGTTGATGAGCAACGATTCCGTAAACTCCTGAGCCGTAACGTCAGCCTGCCATTAGGGGTCGGCGCGCTCAGTGCAGTGTTCTTTGTTTCGCTGATCACTTACCTGCTGTCGGTGACCCAGTGGGTCGAGCACACCGACCGGGTGATCAATAACGCCAATGAATCGATCAAGCTGACCGTCGATCTGGAAACCGGAATGCGCGGCTTCCTGCTGACTGGCGACGAGCACTTCCTTGAACCCTACGAAACGGCCAAGCCGCGAATAGCAGTGGCCCTCAAAACCTTGCTCGATCTGACCGCAGACAATCCGGTGCAGACCGACCGTCTGCACCGGCTCCAGGCCTTGCAGAATGAGTGGGCCGCTTACGCGCAGACCCTAATTGAATTGCAACGATCCAGCGGTGATTACCGCAGCGCGGTCAAGACCGGGCGCGGTAAGCGGCTGACTGATGAGATCCGCAGGCAATTCGAAGACGTGATCGACATGGAGCAACAGTTGCGCACCACGCGCAACGAGGATGTGCGCAGTACCACGATCTGGAGCATCAGCCTTTACCTGTTGTTCATTGCCGGGATCAGCGCCTTGCTGGCCTACATCGGTCGTCGGGATTTGCTCAACCTTTCGCAAAGTTACAGCGCCAACCTCGCCGGGCAACAGGCCAGTGCCCTGCGTCTGGAACAGCAGGCCTGGCTGCGCAATGGCCAGACTGAACTGGCCGAACAAGTGCTGGGGCAACTGTCGCTGAATCTGCTGGGCCGCAACATTCTGCAGTTCTGCGCGCAATACCTGGGCACCGCCGTAGCCGCCATTTATGTCCGCGAAGAACATGGCGGGCTCAAGCGCATTGCTTCTTACGGTTTCTCCCGCGAGCAGGAAGCGCGCGAACAGCAGATTTACAGCGATGAAGGCATTGTCGGCCAGGTCGCGCACCAGGCTCGCTTGATCCGTCTCGATAACGTACCGGACGGTTACTTCAAGGTTAGCTCCGGCCTGGGCGAAGGTTTGCCGCACAGTGTGCTGGTGGTGCCGACCAGTGACGATGATCGGGTCAACGGTGTGATCGAACTGGGTTTCCTGCGCCCGCTGATGGATCGCGATGTCGAATTGCTTGAACTGATTGCCGGCAACATAGGCACCTCCATCGAGGCCGCTCGCTATCGCCAGCGCCTGCAAGAAGTGCTGGCTGAAACCCAGCAGCTCAATGAGGAGCTGCAAGTCCAGCAGGAAGAACTCAAGACCGCCAACGAAGAGCTGGAAGAGCAGTCGCGGATTCTCAAAGAATCCCAGGCGCATCTGGAGACCCAGCAGGTCGAGCTTGAACAAACCAATGAGCAGCTCGCCGAACAGGCGTTGATCCTGGCGGACCAGCGCGACGCCATGGACAAGAAAAATACCGAGCTCAATCAGGCCCAGCACCTGCTCGAAGAGCGCGCCGAAGAGTTGCAGCGTTCGAGCAAGTACAAGTCTGAATTCCTCGCCAACATGTCCCACGAGTTGCGCACGCCGCTGAACAGCTCGTTGATCCTGGCCAAGTTGCTGGCGGAAAACCCCCAGGAAAACCTCAGCGCCGAACAGGTCAAGTTTGCCGAGTCGATCTATTCTGCCGGCAATGATTTGCTCAACTTGATCAACGACATTCTCGATATTTCCAAGGTCGAGGCCGGCAAGCTTGAAATGCGGCCGGAGAACACCAGCGTGGCGCGATTGGTGGATGGGTTACGCGAGATGTTCCAGCCCTTGGCCACCGATAAGAAGCTGCATTTCCAGGTGGAAGTGCAGGCCGGTGCGCCGATGATGATCTTCACCGACCGCCAGCGTCTGGAGCAGGTGATCAAGAACCTGGTGTCCAACGCGGTGAAATTCACTGAAAAAGGCGAGGTCAGCCTGACAGTTGCCAGTCAGCCCGCCGACGGTATTGCCTTTATCGTTCGCGATTCGGGGATTGGCATTGCCGCGGATCAGCAGGACAGTATTTTCGAAGCCTTCCGCCAGGCCGATGGCACCACCAATCGCCGTTATGGCGGCACCGGCCTTGGCTTGTCGATTTCCCGTGACCTGGCCGCCTTGCTCGGCGGCTCCATCAGTGTCACCAGCGAGCCGGGGCAGGGCAGTGTGTTCACCCTGGTGTTGCCGCAGCAATACGTTGAACCGGGCGAAGAACCTGTCGAACCGATGAGAGCCACCCCGGTTGCCATGACCCCGAGAGTAATGCCCGCTGCACGGGTACCGCTGATCGCCGAAGTCGATATCCCGCGCTTCGACGACGATCGCACCAAGGCGCCATTCACCACGCGTTGCATTCTGGTGGTGGAAGACGAGGCGAACTTCGCCAATATCCTGTACGACCTGGCCCATGAGCTGGGTTATCAGTGCCTGGTGGCGCACGGGGCGGACGAAGGCTACGACCTGGCCAGGGAATTCATCCCGGACGCCATTCTGCTGGACATGCGTCTGCCGGATCATTCCGGGTTGACTGTGTTGCAGCGTCTGAAGGAACACGCTGAAACCCGGCATATCCCGGTGCACGTGATTTCCGTGGAAGACCGGGTCGAAGCCGCAATGCATATGGGCGCTATCGGTTACGCGGTCAAGCCGACTACCCGAGAAGAACTCAAGGACGTGTTTGCCCGTCTTGAGGCCAAGCTGACCCAGAAAGTCAAACGCGTCCTGCTGGTCGAAGACGATGACCTGCAGCGCGACAGCATTGCCCGGCTGATCGGCGACGAGGACATCGAGATCACTGCCGTTGGCCTGGCACAAGATGCGCTGGACCTGCTGCGTACGACGATTTTCGATTGCATGATCATCGACCTGAAACTGCCGGACATGCTCGGCAACGACTTGCTCAAGCGCATGTCCACGGAAGATATCTGCTCCTTCCCCCCAGTGATTGTCTACACCGGACGCAACCTGACCCGGGACGAAGAGGCCGAGCTGCGCAAGTATTCGCGCTCGATCATCATCAAGGGTGCGCGCTCGCCAGAGCGTTTGCTGGATGAGGTCACACTCTTTCTGCACAAAGTCGAATCCAGGTTGTCCCATGAACGCCAGAGGATGCTCAAGACCGCGCGCAGTCGCGACAAGGTTTTCGAGGGTCGCAAGGTGCTGCTGGTGGACGACGATGTGCGCAACATCTTCGCCCTCACCAGTGCCCTGGAGCAAAAGGGTGCAGTCGTGGTCATCGGTCGCAACGGTCGTGAAGCGATTGAAAGACTGAATGAAGTCGAGGACATCGATCTGGTGTTGATGGACGTGATGATGCCGGAAATGGATGGTTTCGAAGCCACCATCGAGATCCGCAAGGACCCGCGCTGGCGCAAGCTGCCGATCATTGCGGTGACGGCCAAGGCCATGAAGGACGATCAGGAGCGGTGCTTGCAAGCGGGCTCCAACGATTACCTGGCCAAGCCCATCGACCTGGATCGCCTGTTCTCGCTGATTCGCGTGTGGTTGCCGAAGATGGAACGCATTTAG
- a CDS encoding CheR family methyltransferase — MEKNSEIELRLLIEAIYLKYSYDFRDYSGASIKRRVNHALSQFECTTISALQDKVLHDPTAFMQLLQLLTIPVSEMFRDPSHFLAIRREVVPLLKTYPSIKIWIAGCSTGEEVYSMAILLREEGLLDRTIIYATDINPRSLDKAKQGIFSMENVRAYTHNYQQAGGQRSFADYYTAAYGYAIFDKTLCENVTFADHSLATDSVFSETQLISCRNVLIYFNKKLQDRAFGLFHDSLCHRGFLVLGSKETPDFSSYGNQFEPLVKQERVYRKS; from the coding sequence GTGGAAAAGAACAGCGAAATCGAATTGCGCTTGTTGATCGAGGCGATCTACCTCAAATACAGCTATGACTTTCGCGATTATTCCGGCGCTTCGATCAAGCGCCGGGTCAATCACGCGTTGAGCCAGTTCGAGTGCACGACCATTTCAGCGTTGCAGGATAAGGTCCTGCACGACCCAACGGCATTCATGCAGTTGTTGCAACTGCTGACGATCCCGGTCAGCGAAATGTTCCGCGACCCTTCGCATTTCCTGGCGATCCGCAGGGAAGTGGTGCCGCTGCTCAAGACTTACCCCTCGATCAAGATCTGGATCGCCGGTTGCAGCACCGGTGAAGAGGTCTATTCGATGGCCATTCTGCTGCGCGAAGAAGGCTTGCTCGATCGCACCATCATTTACGCCACCGACATCAATCCGCGCTCGCTGGATAAAGCCAAGCAAGGGATATTCTCGATGGAGAATGTCCGCGCCTACACTCATAACTACCAGCAGGCAGGTGGCCAGCGTTCGTTCGCCGACTACTACACAGCGGCTTACGGTTACGCCATTTTCGACAAGACCCTGTGTGAGAACGTGACCTTCGCCGATCACAGCCTGGCGACTGACAGTGTCTTTTCAGAAACTCAATTGATTTCGTGCCGTAATGTTTTGATTTATTTCAATAAAAAGCTTCAGGATCGTGCTTTCGGTTTGTTCCATGATTCCCTTTGCCATCGAGGATTTCTGGTGCTGGGCAGCAAGGAAACCCCGGATTTCTCGTCTTACGGCAATCAGTTCGAACCGTTGGTCAAACAAGAACGGGTCTACCGAAAATCATGA
- a CDS encoding PhoPQ-activated protein PqaA family protein has protein sequence MISCATRSKACWPESCLGLWPLHFCINRRKAVFLPRTEDDSVARSWKLFMQAPEQQPFMSLHVPMMEALVKAMDLTQKETQPGRVVSFLATGASKRER, from the coding sequence TTGATCAGTTGCGCGACAAGGTCAAAGGCATGCTGGCCTGAGAGTTGTTTGGGGCTGTGGCCCCTCCACTTCTGCATAAACCGACGCAAGGCTGTATTTTTGCCACGCACAGAAGATGACAGCGTTGCCCGCAGCTGGAAACTATTCATGCAGGCCCCGGAACAACAGCCCTTTATGTCGCTGCATGTGCCGATGATGGAAGCGCTGGTCAAGGCCATGGACCTGACCCAAAAAGAAACGCAGCCAGGCCGGGTGGTGAGTTTTCTTGCCACCGGCGCGTCGAAACGCGAGCGCTGA
- a CDS encoding glycosyltransferase produces MTQPLATKVLVIGYVWPEPCSSAAGGHMMQILETFLQQGWDITFSSPASSGEHRADLTVLGIREVPIELNNSSFDRFISELAPDIVLFDRFMMEEQFGWRVEKHCPDALRVLETSDLQSLRDARHQRLKERLKANDDTNDFSELFAPALREEFELMAETDLAKREIAAIYRCDLNLMVSEVEIELLVEQFKLPRHLLHWCPLMVDLPSVPPVSFGDRAHFLSIGNFRHAPNWDAVLWMKTTIWPLIREQLPKAQLHIYGAYTPPKATALHNPGQGFHVMNWAQDALKVMSGARICLAPLRFGAGIKGKIVDAMLCGTPTITTPIGAEAMHGEQRWPGAVTRTAQAFAECAVQLYKDEALWTDAQSLGQSLLVARYRQSEHGPALIEKLLYCQQHLAQLRNDNFTGSMLRHHHHRSTQYMAQWIEAKNRNPL; encoded by the coding sequence ATGACCCAGCCCCTCGCAACCAAAGTCCTGGTCATCGGTTACGTCTGGCCCGAGCCCTGCTCTTCAGCGGCGGGTGGGCACATGATGCAAATTCTCGAGACCTTCTTGCAGCAAGGCTGGGACATTACTTTCAGTAGTCCGGCCAGCTCCGGTGAGCATCGGGCAGACCTGACGGTGTTGGGCATTCGCGAAGTCCCGATCGAATTGAACAACAGCAGTTTCGACAGGTTCATCAGCGAACTGGCTCCGGATATCGTTTTGTTCGATCGGTTCATGATGGAAGAACAGTTCGGCTGGCGAGTTGAGAAGCACTGCCCCGATGCCTTGCGTGTGCTTGAGACTTCTGACCTGCAAAGCCTGCGAGATGCCCGCCATCAACGCCTCAAGGAGCGTTTGAAGGCGAATGACGACACCAATGACTTCAGTGAACTGTTCGCGCCAGCGTTACGGGAAGAGTTTGAGCTCATGGCCGAGACCGATCTGGCCAAACGGGAAATCGCAGCGATTTATCGTTGCGACTTGAACCTGATGGTTTCCGAAGTGGAGATCGAATTGCTGGTCGAGCAATTCAAACTGCCGCGCCACTTGCTGCACTGGTGTCCGCTGATGGTCGATCTACCGAGCGTGCCGCCGGTTTCTTTTGGCGACCGCGCGCACTTTCTCAGCATCGGCAACTTCCGTCATGCGCCGAACTGGGATGCGGTGCTCTGGATGAAAACCACTATCTGGCCGCTGATTCGCGAACAACTGCCCAAGGCTCAATTGCACATTTACGGTGCTTACACGCCGCCCAAAGCGACTGCATTGCACAACCCCGGCCAGGGCTTTCATGTGATGAACTGGGCGCAAGATGCGTTAAAAGTCATGTCTGGCGCACGGATTTGTCTTGCGCCCCTACGCTTTGGTGCCGGCATCAAAGGCAAAATTGTCGACGCCATGTTATGCGGCACGCCCACGATCACCACGCCAATCGGCGCAGAAGCAATGCATGGCGAACAACGCTGGCCGGGGGCTGTGACCCGAACAGCACAGGCGTTCGCCGAGTGCGCGGTTCAGCTGTACAAGGATGAAGCTCTGTGGACGGACGCTCAATCCCTTGGGCAATCGTTGCTCGTCGCGCGTTATCGACAATCGGAGCATGGTCCGGCGCTGATTGAAAAGTTGTTGTATTGCCAACAACATCTGGCACAACTTAGAAATGACAACTTTACGGGAAGTATGTTGCGCCATCATCACCACAGAAGCACGCAATACATGGCGCAATGGATTGAAGCAAAGAATCGGAACCCATTATAG
- a CDS encoding chemotaxis protein CheB, whose protein sequence is MNSAADLPSIEAIVIGASAGGVEALLSILGPLREGFQLPIIVVLHLPDGRCSHLVEVFARRVAMPVREACDKTLVEAGTLYFAAPGYHLSVEQDRSFSLSLEARVHYSRPAIDYLFESAADAYGSALAAVLLTGANRDGARGLAQVKRHGGMTIVQDPDEAQVATMPRAALDIHQPDHILPIRGIGRLLVELERIAC, encoded by the coding sequence ATGAACAGTGCAGCGGATCTGCCTTCCATAGAGGCTATTGTGATCGGCGCCTCGGCCGGCGGAGTGGAGGCGTTGCTGAGTATCCTCGGCCCACTGCGAGAAGGCTTCCAACTGCCGATCATTGTGGTTTTGCACTTGCCGGACGGACGCTGCAGTCATCTGGTCGAGGTGTTCGCACGGCGCGTGGCCATGCCAGTACGGGAAGCCTGCGACAAGACGCTGGTCGAAGCGGGAACGCTGTATTTCGCGGCTCCGGGTTATCACTTGTCGGTGGAGCAGGACCGCAGTTTTTCCTTGAGCCTGGAAGCCCGCGTGCATTATTCGCGACCGGCCATCGATTACCTGTTCGAGTCGGCCGCCGATGCCTACGGTTCAGCTCTGGCTGCGGTGTTGTTGACCGGCGCCAACCGTGATGGCGCTCGCGGCCTGGCCCAGGTCAAGCGCCATGGCGGCATGACCATCGTTCAGGACCCGGACGAAGCCCAGGTCGCGACCATGCCCCGGGCGGCGCTTGATATACACCAACCGGACCATATCCTCCCTATTCGCGGCATCGGCCGTCTGCTTGTCGAGCTGGAACGAATCGCATGCTAA
- a CDS encoding hybrid sensor histidine kinase/response regulator, with product MLSTIQAKLLIVDDLPENLLALEALIKREDRIVYKALSADEALSLLLQHEFAMAILDVQMPGMNGFELAELMRGTEKTKNIPIVFVSAGGRELNYAFKGYESGAVDFLYKPLDIHAVKSKVNVFVELFRQSKAMKQQVEELEQSRREQEALLQQLQSTQLELEQAVRMRDDFMSIVAHEVRTPLNGLILETQLRKMHLARDNAAAFTLDKMHAMVDRDERQIKSLIRLIEDMLDVSRIRTGKLSIRPTRFDLSALVRDLLQNFAPQIDAAESSVTLEAEQPVVGSWDEFRIEQVISNLLTNALRYGAKSPITVRVYSESDQAWVEVRDSGIGIDEENQMRIFQQFERVTAKHAVAGLGLGLFISEQIVAAHGGSITVESQIGEGALFRVCLPL from the coding sequence ATGCTAAGTACTATCCAGGCCAAATTACTGATCGTTGACGATCTACCGGAGAACTTGTTGGCGCTCGAAGCGCTGATCAAGCGCGAAGACCGTATCGTCTACAAAGCCTTGTCCGCCGACGAGGCCTTGTCGCTGTTGCTGCAACACGAGTTCGCCATGGCCATTCTCGACGTGCAGATGCCCGGCATGAACGGCTTCGAACTGGCCGAGCTGATGCGCGGCACGGAAAAGACCAAGAACATTCCGATCGTGTTCGTCAGTGCGGGCGGTCGCGAGCTGAACTACGCGTTCAAGGGCTATGAAAGCGGCGCCGTGGATTTCCTCTACAAGCCGCTGGATATCCATGCGGTCAAGAGCAAGGTCAACGTGTTCGTCGAACTGTTTCGCCAAAGCAAGGCGATGAAACAGCAGGTCGAAGAGCTGGAGCAAAGCCGCCGCGAGCAGGAAGCATTACTCCAGCAGTTACAGAGTACCCAACTGGAACTGGAGCAAGCGGTGCGCATGCGTGATGACTTCATGTCCATCGTCGCCCACGAAGTCCGCACGCCGCTCAATGGCCTGATCCTCGAAACCCAATTGCGCAAGATGCACCTGGCCCGAGACAACGCGGCAGCGTTCACCCTGGACAAAATGCACGCAATGGTCGACCGCGACGAGCGGCAGATCAAAAGCCTGATCCGCTTGATCGAGGACATGCTCGATGTGTCGCGCATTCGCACCGGCAAGTTGTCGATCCGACCAACGCGCTTCGATCTGTCGGCGCTGGTCCGCGACTTGTTGCAGAACTTTGCCCCGCAGATCGATGCTGCCGAGTCCTCGGTCACCCTGGAAGCCGAGCAACCCGTGGTGGGCAGTTGGGACGAATTTCGCATTGAACAGGTGATTTCCAACCTGCTGACCAATGCGTTGCGCTACGGCGCCAAGAGCCCGATCACCGTTAGGGTGTACAGTGAGAGCGATCAGGCTTGGGTGGAAGTGCGCGATTCAGGGATCGGCATCGACGAAGAGAACCAGATGCGTATTTTCCAGCAGTTCGAACGCGTCACGGCCAAACACGCAGTCGCGGGGTTGGGCCTGGGGTTGTTTATTTCCGAGCAGATTGTGGCCGCCCATGGCGGTTCCATTACCGTCGAAAGCCAAATTGGCGAAGGCGCCTTGTTTCGCGTTTGTCTGCCGCTTTAG